The following coding sequences lie in one Oncorhynchus kisutch isolate 150728-3 linkage group LG17, Okis_V2, whole genome shotgun sequence genomic window:
- the LOC109907062 gene encoding CCN family member 2-like, producing MEISRQLSDNVIALALLLCMGALQVWCQLCPGPCQCPSPVPLCPAGVPLVLDGCQCCQVCARQQGEACSDLYLCDSQRGLQCDYSTSFSGNSGECSSQEELICEMNGVSYLDGQVFQPSCATQCRCLGGGVTCVPLCPEDIRLPSPDCPYPQRVQLPGKCCKEWVCENTDNTILQDAITASRSDRLWPGMSGPQPNPAFNCIDQSTEWSVCSQTCDAGVSTRVSNKNPACRLEMQSRLCKVWPCQALQPRRSPMSGRRCEPSYRSVVPVRLVHQGCYSTRVYRPRYCGQCTDARCCSPYRTSTATVAFRCPTGRLLHRAVMMIQSCACHYNCPYSASGPYAAVPYSASGPYAAVPYSASGPYAAVPYTGPSRSYKSPAIWG from the exons ATGGAAATTTCAAGACAACTCAGTGACAATGTGATAGCCTTGGCATTACTGCTCTGTATGGGTGCACTGCAG GTGTGGTGTCAGCTATGCCCGGGACCATGCCAGTGCCCCAGCCCCGTGCCCCTGTGCCCAGCTGGAGTCCCTCTGGTCCTGGACGGCTGCCAGTGCTGCCAGGTGTGTGCCCGGCAGCAGGGTGAGGCCTGCAGTGATCTGTACTTGTGTGACAGCCAGCGAGGACTGCAGTGTGACTACAGCACTAGCTTCTCCGGCAACTCTGGAGAGTGTTCCA GTCAGGAGGAGTTGATCTGTGAGATGAATGGGGTTTCTTACCTGGATGGCCAGGTGTTCCAGCCCTCCTGTGCCACCCAGTGCCGCTGCCTGGGGGGAGGTGTGACCTGTGTGCCCCTGTGCCCTGAGGACATCCGTCTGCCCAGCCCAGACTGCCCATACCCCCAGCGGGTACAGCTGCCTGGGAAGTGTTGCAAGGAGTGGGTGTGTGAGAACACGGACAATACCATCCTTCAGGATGCCATCACAG cctccAGATCAGACAGGTTGTGGCCAGGCATGTCTGGTCCCCAGCCAAACCCAGCCTTTAACTGTATAGACCAGAGTACAGAGTGGAGTGTCTGCTCCCAGACTTGTGACGCTGGGGTCTCCACTCGGGTTTCCAACAAGAACCCAGCCTGCCGGCTCGAGATGCAGAGCCGTCTTTGTAAGGTCTGGCCCTGTCAGGCACTCCAGCCACGCAGAAGCCCCATG tCGGGCCGGCGCTGCGAGCCGAGCTACAGGTCAGTGGTGCCAGTGAGACTGGTGCACCAGGGCTGCTACAGCACACGAGTCTACCGGCCCCGGTACTGTGGCCAGTGTACCGACGCCCGCTGCTGCTCCCCGTACCGGACCAGCACGGCCACCGTGGCATTCCGGTGCCCCACAGGCAGGCTCCTACACCGGGCAGTCATGATGATCCAGTCCTGTGCCTGTCACTACAACTGCCCCTACTCAGCTTCAGGCCCCTATGCAGCTGTACCCTACTCAGCTTCAGGCCCCTATGCAGCTGTACCCTACTCAGCTTCAGGCCCCTATGCAGCTGTACCCTACACAGGCCCTTCACGCTCATACAAGAGCCCTGCCATTTGGGGCTAG